The following proteins come from a genomic window of Planctomycetota bacterium:
- a CDS encoding S-(hydroxymethyl)glutathione dehydrogenase/class III alcohol dehydrogenase, protein MKSRAAVAWEAGKPLQIEDIDVAGPKEGEVLVKIKATGVCHTDAFTLSGDDPEGIFPAVLGHEGGGEVVEVGKGVKSVAVGDHVIPLYIPECGTCNFCTSGKTNLCQKIRLTQGKGLMPDGTSRFSKNGKSIAHYMGTSTFSEYTVVPEISLAKINKAAPLEKVCLLGCGITTGIGAVLNTAKVEPGATVAVFGLGGIGLACIQGAVMAKAGRIIAIDINAGKFELAKQMGATDCVNPKDHGDTPIQNVIVEMTGGGVDYSFECVGNVKLMRAALECCHKGWGVSTIIGVAGAGQEISTRPFQLVTGRVWKGTAFGGVKGRSQLPGYVDRAMKGDIKIDPFITHTMALDKINEAFDLMHEGKSIRSVIHY, encoded by the coding sequence ATGAAGAGTCGTGCGGCCGTGGCGTGGGAAGCGGGCAAGCCGCTGCAGATCGAAGACATCGATGTGGCCGGCCCGAAAGAGGGCGAAGTGCTCGTGAAGATCAAGGCGACGGGCGTGTGCCACACCGATGCGTTCACGCTCTCGGGCGATGATCCGGAAGGCATATTCCCGGCGGTGCTCGGTCACGAAGGCGGGGGCGAAGTCGTCGAGGTGGGCAAGGGCGTCAAGAGCGTCGCCGTCGGCGATCACGTCATTCCGCTCTACATCCCCGAGTGCGGGACATGCAATTTCTGCACCAGCGGCAAGACGAACCTGTGCCAGAAAATCCGCCTGACGCAGGGCAAGGGGCTCATGCCCGACGGGACGAGCCGCTTCTCCAAGAACGGCAAGTCGATCGCGCACTACATGGGCACGAGCACGTTCAGCGAGTACACGGTGGTGCCGGAGATTTCGCTGGCGAAGATCAACAAGGCGGCGCCGCTGGAGAAGGTGTGCCTGCTGGGCTGCGGGATCACGACGGGCATCGGCGCGGTGCTGAACACGGCCAAGGTCGAGCCGGGCGCGACGGTGGCGGTGTTCGGGCTGGGCGGGATCGGTCTGGCGTGCATTCAGGGCGCGGTGATGGCCAAGGCCGGCCGGATCATCGCCATCGACATCAACGCCGGGAAATTCGAGCTGGCCAAACAGATGGGCGCGACGGACTGCGTGAACCCCAAGGATCATGGCGACACGCCGATCCAGAACGTCATCGTCGAGATGACCGGCGGGGGCGTGGACTATTCGTTCGAGTGCGTGGGGAACGTGAAGCTGATGCGTGCGGCGCTGGAGTGCTGTCATAAGGGTTGGGGCGTGTCGACGATCATCGGCGTCGCCGGCGCGGGTCAGGAAATCAGCACGCGCCCGTTCCAGCTTGTGACCGGTCGCGTGTGGAAGGGCACGGCGTTCGGCGGGGTCAAGGGGCGCAGCCAACTGCCCGGCTACGTCGACCGCGCGATGAAGGGCGACATCAAGATCGACCCGTTCATCACGCACACGATGGCGCTGGACAAGATCAATGAGGCGTTCGACCTGATGCACGAAGGCAAGAGCATTCGGAGCGTGATTCATTATTGA
- the gshA gene encoding glutamate--cysteine ligase: protein MSCPQHACLLKGLEEEVYTGSPDGRVVGLSHRIAEEMDGYATEPDARNVEHTTDPTRDYDRLLGQLMDKRRRLRAWLTAHGDYTLIPGATIPIGDAKTFVISKPDHPYYQYIRDTYGTNVVTASTHINVGMNCIDTLIRATRVVRCEAALWLALSATSPFLGGEVTGDHSTRWHIFPQTPRDVPLFESHAHYIQYVESQLSRGIMRNIRHLWTSVRPNGTAPPEHVQRLELRICDRVACPDELMALTALLEARIWQVIEDEDLDPLTQSALSAAELAKLANANEQAAAKASLDAELHDWRTGKPIGARAWIERYLSDVTPTAAEHGFACCLDPLGRILEKGNVAQRWLARHAAGQSIAEIIQRAAAANAETDLVQKTTVC, encoded by the coding sequence ATGAGTTGTCCGCAACATGCGTGTTTGCTCAAGGGACTCGAAGAAGAGGTCTACACCGGCTCGCCGGACGGGCGGGTCGTCGGGCTTTCGCATCGGATCGCGGAGGAAATGGACGGTTACGCCACGGAGCCGGACGCGCGGAACGTGGAGCACACGACCGACCCGACGCGCGATTACGATCGGCTGCTGGGGCAGCTGATGGACAAGCGCCGCCGGCTCCGCGCCTGGCTGACCGCGCACGGCGACTACACGCTGATTCCCGGGGCGACGATCCCGATCGGCGACGCGAAAACCTTCGTCATCTCCAAACCCGATCATCCTTACTATCAATACATCCGCGACACCTACGGCACGAACGTCGTCACGGCCTCGACGCACATCAACGTCGGCATGAACTGCATCGACACGCTGATCCGCGCGACGCGCGTCGTCCGATGCGAGGCCGCCCTCTGGTTGGCGCTGTCGGCGACGTCGCCTTTCCTCGGCGGCGAAGTCACGGGCGATCACTCGACGCGCTGGCACATCTTCCCGCAAACGCCCCGCGACGTGCCGCTCTTTGAATCGCACGCGCATTACATCCAGTACGTCGAGTCGCAGCTTTCGCGGGGGATCATGCGGAATATCCGGCATCTTTGGACGAGCGTGCGCCCCAACGGCACCGCGCCGCCGGAGCATGTGCAGCGGCTGGAGCTGCGCATCTGCGACCGGGTGGCGTGTCCGGATGAACTGATGGCGCTGACCGCGCTGCTCGAAGCGCGCATCTGGCAGGTCATCGAAGACGAAGACCTCGATCCGCTGACGCAAAGCGCGCTCAGCGCGGCCGAGCTTGCGAAGCTGGCGAATGCCAATGAGCAGGCGGCGGCGAAGGCGAGTCTGGACGCGGAGCTTCACGACTGGCGCACCGGCAAGCCGATCGGAGCGCGGGCGTGGATCGAGCGGTATCTGTCGGACGTGACGCCGACGGCGGCGGAGCATGGGTTTGCCTGTTGTCTGGACCCTTTGGGGCGGATTCTGGAAAAGGGGAACGTCGCCCAGCGCTGGCTCGCCCGTCACGCCGCGGGTCAGAGCATCGCCGAGATCATCCAGCGCGCCGCCGCGGCGAATGCGGAGACGGATCTGGTGCAGAAGACGACGGTGTGTTAA
- the gshB gene encoding glutathione synthase → MNFVFLMDPLETVIAHKDTSLIFMVGAVRAGHRCFYLPPGGLSMDGARMRFRVRPVKPVIERASFPFEVEAWTELTDEQVDAVIVRTEPPFAEQYLMDTWMLDRLPERIAIVNSPRGLRTVNEKLWATRFVDLVPTTLVTRDRTLYRQFIAERDKAVAKPTDAKGGEGVFIVKRGDTNANVIFDTLSHNGKREVIVQEYLPAAEQGDKRILLLGGEILSQVMRVHSKDDHRNNFFAGGKAAPAELTPRDIEICRMLKPHMIELGLHFVGIDVIGEHLIEVNVTSPTCVQECNRLYGQQLEDRVIAYIESLIPSPVKS, encoded by the coding sequence ATGAATTTCGTTTTTCTGATGGACCCGCTTGAGACGGTGATCGCCCACAAAGACACGTCGCTGATCTTCATGGTCGGCGCGGTGCGGGCGGGGCATCGGTGTTTTTATCTGCCGCCGGGCGGATTGAGCATGGACGGGGCGCGGATGCGTTTCCGCGTGCGGCCGGTGAAGCCGGTCATCGAACGGGCGAGTTTTCCGTTCGAGGTCGAGGCGTGGACCGAACTGACGGACGAGCAGGTGGACGCGGTGATTGTCCGGACGGAGCCGCCGTTCGCGGAACAGTATCTGATGGATACCTGGATGCTGGACCGGCTGCCGGAGCGGATCGCCATCGTCAATTCGCCGCGCGGCCTGCGGACGGTCAACGAGAAGCTTTGGGCGACGCGTTTCGTCGATCTGGTGCCGACGACTTTGGTGACGCGCGATCGGACGCTGTACCGGCAGTTCATCGCCGAGCGCGACAAGGCGGTGGCCAAGCCGACCGATGCCAAGGGCGGCGAAGGCGTGTTCATCGTCAAGCGCGGCGACACGAATGCGAATGTGATCTTCGACACGCTCTCGCACAACGGCAAGCGGGAAGTGATCGTGCAGGAATATCTGCCCGCCGCGGAGCAGGGCGACAAACGCATTCTGCTCTTGGGCGGCGAGATTCTTTCGCAGGTGATGCGCGTGCATTCGAAGGACGATCACCGCAACAATTTCTTCGCGGGGGGCAAGGCCGCCCCGGCGGAATTGACGCCGCGGGACATCGAGATTTGCCGCATGCTCAAGCCGCACATGATCGAACTGGGCCTGCATTTCGTGGGCATCGACGTGATCGGCGAGCACCTGATCGAGGTCAATGTGACGAGCCCGACGTGCGTGCAGGAGTGCAATCGGCTCTACGGGCAGCAGCTTGAAGACCGCGTCATCGCCTACATCGAATCGCTCATTCCTTCGCCGGTGAAATCATGA